The Pseudomonas triclosanedens genome has a window encoding:
- the waaC gene encoding lipopolysaccharide heptosyltransferase I produces the protein MRVLLIKTSSLGDVIHTLPALTDAARAIPGIQFDWVVEEGFAEIPAWHPAVAQVIPVAIRRWRKSLWQTIRNGEWSRFKRRLKEVDYDLVIDAQGLLKSAWLTRYVRRGTRVVGLDRESAREPAASRFYRHGYPVAWGQHAVERVRQLFAQALDYPLPASTGDYGLDRNRLLDAVEAEPYLVFLHGTTWVTKHWPQAYWRELAERMGERGWSVRLPWGNEAERERAERLAQGLESVSVLPRLSLAGMAKVLAGASACVAVDTGLGHLAAALDVPTLSLFGPTNPGLTGAYGRSQVHLASDWPCAPCLQKTCTYQPTADDQRQFDLRHEQPLCFTRLNPQRVATQLEALLLAPETLR, from the coding sequence ATGAGGGTGCTGTTGATCAAGACGTCGTCCCTGGGCGACGTCATCCATACGCTGCCGGCGTTGACCGATGCCGCGCGTGCGATTCCCGGCATCCAGTTCGACTGGGTGGTTGAGGAAGGCTTCGCGGAGATTCCCGCCTGGCATCCGGCGGTGGCCCAGGTGATCCCAGTGGCGATCCGCCGCTGGCGCAAGAGCCTCTGGCAGACCATCAGGAACGGTGAGTGGAGCCGCTTCAAGCGCCGCCTGAAAGAGGTCGACTACGACCTGGTGATCGATGCCCAGGGGCTGCTCAAGAGTGCCTGGCTGACCCGCTATGTGCGCCGTGGCACGCGCGTTGTCGGGCTTGACCGCGAGTCCGCCCGCGAACCGGCCGCCAGCCGCTTCTACCGTCACGGCTATCCGGTGGCCTGGGGGCAGCACGCGGTGGAACGGGTGCGCCAGTTGTTCGCCCAGGCGCTGGACTACCCGCTGCCCGCCAGTACCGGCGACTATGGCCTTGACCGCAATCGCCTGCTGGACGCTGTGGAAGCCGAGCCCTACCTGGTATTCCTCCACGGCACCACCTGGGTGACCAAACACTGGCCGCAAGCCTACTGGCGCGAACTGGCCGAGCGCATGGGCGAGCGTGGCTGGTCGGTGCGCCTGCCGTGGGGCAACGAAGCCGAGCGCGAGCGCGCCGAGCGGCTGGCTCAGGGCCTGGAAAGCGTTTCCGTGCTCCCCAGATTGTCCCTGGCAGGCATGGCCAAGGTTCTGGCCGGCGCTTCCGCCTGTGTGGCGGTGGACACCGGGCTTGGGCACTTGGCGGCCGCCCTGGACGTACCGACGCTGTCGCTGTTCGGCCCGACCAACCCCGGATTGACCGGCGCCTACGGGCGCTCGCAGGTGCACCTGGCCAGCGACTGGCCGTGTGCGCCCTGCCTGCAGAAGACCTGCACCTACCAGCCGACGGCTGACGACCAGCGCCAGTTCGACCTGCGGCATGAACAGCCCCTGTGCTTCACCCGCCTGAATCCCCAGCGCGTGGCGACCCAGCTCGAGGCCCTGCTGCTGGCTCCGGAGACGCTTCGATGA
- a CDS encoding UDP-glucose dehydrogenase family protein has product MKITIFGSGYVGLVTGACLADAGHQVICVDTNSERTRMLSQGQIPIYEPGLDVMVRSNLAAGRISFTEDAASAIAFGTLLFIAVGTPPDENGSADLTHVLTVARTIGQHIDSYKVVVNKSTVPVGTADKVQAAVLDEQRKRGVDVRFDVCSNPEFLKEGAAIEDFTRGPRIVVGTDSEEVRTLMRECYAPYNRNHDKLFFMGVRASELTKYAANAMLATKISFMNEIANIAERVGADIEQVRMGIGSDPRIGYHFIYPGCGYGGSCFPKDVQALARTAEEIGYDAELLRAVEQVNGRQKNILLQKLAQAFDGQLAGLTVGIWGLAFKPNTDDIREAPSRTLMEALWERGARVRAYDPVAAHEIARAYGERADLELVGSREAVLQGADVLVICTEWKEFRAVDFAYIASTLRHPVIVDGRNLYNPDEVHAAGLRYYAIGRGDSLEHGA; this is encoded by the coding sequence ATGAAAATCACGATCTTCGGTAGCGGTTACGTCGGCCTGGTGACCGGGGCCTGCCTGGCGGATGCCGGGCATCAGGTCATTTGCGTCGACACCAACAGCGAGCGCACCCGGATGCTGTCTCAGGGACAGATTCCGATCTATGAACCCGGCCTGGACGTCATGGTGCGCAGCAACCTTGCCGCCGGACGTATCAGCTTCACCGAGGATGCCGCTTCGGCTATCGCCTTCGGCACGCTGCTGTTCATCGCCGTGGGCACGCCGCCGGACGAGAACGGCTCGGCCGACTTGACCCATGTGCTTACCGTGGCGCGCACCATTGGCCAGCACATCGATAGCTACAAAGTGGTGGTGAACAAATCCACCGTGCCGGTCGGCACAGCCGACAAGGTCCAGGCCGCTGTGCTCGACGAGCAGCGTAAGCGCGGCGTGGACGTGCGTTTCGACGTTTGCTCGAACCCCGAATTCCTCAAGGAAGGCGCGGCAATCGAAGACTTCACCCGTGGCCCGCGTATCGTCGTCGGTACCGACTCGGAAGAAGTGCGCACCCTGATGCGCGAGTGCTACGCGCCGTACAACCGCAACCACGACAAGCTGTTCTTCATGGGCGTGCGCGCCTCCGAGCTGACCAAGTACGCCGCCAACGCCATGCTGGCGACCAAAATCAGCTTCATGAACGAAATCGCCAATATCGCCGAGCGCGTTGGCGCGGACATCGAACAGGTACGCATGGGGATCGGTTCCGATCCGCGCATCGGCTACCACTTCATCTACCCCGGCTGCGGCTATGGCGGCTCCTGCTTCCCCAAGGATGTCCAGGCCCTGGCGCGCACCGCCGAGGAGATCGGCTATGACGCCGAGCTGCTGCGAGCGGTCGAGCAGGTCAATGGCCGGCAGAAGAACATCCTCCTGCAGAAGCTGGCGCAGGCCTTCGATGGCCAACTCGCCGGACTGACCGTGGGGATCTGGGGCCTGGCGTTCAAGCCCAACACCGACGACATCCGTGAGGCTCCCAGTCGCACGCTGATGGAAGCTCTGTGGGAGCGTGGTGCCCGCGTCCGTGCCTATGATCCGGTCGCCGCGCACGAGATCGCCCGGGCCTATGGCGAGCGCGCCGACCTGGAACTGGTCGGCAGCCGCGAGGCGGTGCTGCAGGGCGCCGACGTGTTGGTGATCTGCACCGAGTGGAAGGAGTTCCGCGCGGTGGACTTCGCCTATATCGCCTCGACCCTGCGCCACCCGGTGATCGTCGACGGTCGCAACCTGTATAACCCCGACGAAGTGCATGCCGCCGGCCTGCGTTACTACGCCATCGGCCGTGGCGACTCGCTGGAGCACGGCGCCTGA
- a CDS encoding lipopolysaccharide kinase InaA family protein, translating into MKDFIASDDQGLLQQNALADFDALWDLQLEAVDEPNTERGGWSSVYRLELEGTSYYLKRQSNHLTRSLLRPLGEPTFAREFRNIQRYRQLGIPSMQAAFFGVRQVAGERRAILMTRALEGWRDLDSLLQGWSNLAPERRQAILRACGMLARRLHEAGQMHGCFYPKHIFLRETDDAYEATLIDLEKTRPLWFGQRDRVRDLEPLLRRAPDWNEGDVRNLLAAYLGTSSTGPEVDDWYRRLGARRKKKESRA; encoded by the coding sequence GTGAAGGACTTCATCGCCAGCGACGACCAGGGACTGCTTCAGCAGAACGCCCTGGCCGACTTCGATGCCCTGTGGGACCTGCAGCTGGAGGCCGTGGACGAGCCCAACACCGAGCGCGGTGGCTGGAGCAGCGTGTACCGCCTGGAGCTGGAGGGCACCAGTTACTACCTCAAGCGCCAGAGCAACCACCTGACCCGCAGCCTGCTGCGCCCGCTGGGCGAGCCGACCTTCGCCCGCGAGTTCCGCAATATCCAGCGTTACCGGCAGCTCGGCATTCCATCGATGCAGGCGGCCTTCTTCGGCGTGCGGCAGGTTGCTGGCGAGCGCCGGGCGATCCTGATGACCCGCGCGCTGGAAGGCTGGCGCGACCTCGATAGCCTGCTGCAGGGCTGGTCGAACCTCGCGCCCGAGCGGCGCCAGGCCATCCTGCGAGCCTGCGGCATGCTTGCGCGCCGCCTCCATGAAGCGGGACAGATGCATGGCTGTTTCTATCCCAAGCACATCTTCCTGCGCGAAACCGACGACGCCTACGAGGCGACCCTGATCGACCTGGAGAAGACCCGCCCGCTGTGGTTCGGCCAGCGCGACCGCGTGCGCGACCTCGAACCGCTGCTGCGCCGCGCGCCGGACTGGAACGAAGGCGACGTGCGCAACCTGCTGGCGGCCTATCTCGGCACTTCGTCCACGGGGCCTGAGGTCGACGACTGGTATCGTCGCCTGGGGGCGCGCCGCAAGAAGAAGGAATCCCGCGCATGA
- a CDS encoding carbamoyltransferase family protein, translating into MALTILGLSGAVSHDPSAALYIDGKLVAAAEEERFVRDKHAKNRMPYESAKFCLEQAGIKPSDVDVVAIPFAPISIFDKARWHYAKRYAYAPDRALDAILLGNRRYHRYYKRIQWCLQQLGFDLKKTKIQPVEHHLAHASSAYHCSGFKEKTAILGIDGKGEYATTFFGYGENGKIHKIKEFYDPDSLGGLYGALTEYLGFDMLDGEFKVMGMAPYGDASKYDFSRLAKFENGELIINTDYANVIGFRRYKEKGKGYYFSPKLIEWLGPKREGDIADDPYIHYAASIQALFEKLALEMMDYYLGDIIRETGKIAFAGGCALNVKLNQKIIARPEVKELYVQPAASDAGTAVGAAAYVSWERGVPVEKMEHVYLGPEYSNEDVIAACARHEAKPQWRKIDNVPEYIAKVLVEGNPVAWFQGRMEFGPRALGGRSIIGCPSIAGVADRINAQIKFRERWRPFCPSMLDTVGPQMFKIDHPAPFMTFTFEVNEEWKTRVPEVVHEDGTSRAQVLKREFNPRYYDMMKELEKLTGNGVALNTSLNRRGEPMICSPTDALNMFYGSDLQYLIMQDILVVKDGVQ; encoded by the coding sequence GTGGCATTGACCATCCTCGGCCTGTCCGGCGCCGTAAGCCATGACCCTTCCGCCGCCCTGTACATCGACGGCAAGCTGGTCGCGGCCGCCGAAGAAGAGCGCTTCGTCCGCGACAAGCACGCGAAGAACCGCATGCCCTACGAGTCGGCCAAGTTCTGCCTGGAACAGGCCGGGATCAAGCCGTCCGACGTTGACGTGGTGGCCATTCCGTTCGCCCCCATCAGCATCTTCGACAAGGCCCGCTGGCACTACGCTAAGCGCTACGCCTACGCCCCGGATCGTGCGCTGGACGCCATCCTGCTCGGCAACCGCCGCTACCACCGCTACTACAAGCGCATCCAGTGGTGCCTGCAGCAACTGGGCTTCGACCTGAAGAAGACCAAGATCCAGCCGGTGGAGCACCACCTGGCCCATGCCTCCAGCGCTTACCACTGCTCCGGCTTCAAGGAGAAGACCGCGATCCTCGGGATCGACGGCAAGGGCGAGTACGCCACTACCTTCTTCGGCTATGGCGAGAACGGCAAGATCCACAAGATCAAGGAGTTCTACGATCCGGACTCCCTGGGTGGCCTGTACGGCGCGCTGACCGAATACCTCGGCTTCGACATGCTCGACGGCGAGTTCAAGGTCATGGGCATGGCGCCTTACGGCGATGCCAGCAAGTACGATTTCTCCCGCCTGGCCAAGTTCGAGAACGGCGAGCTGATCATCAACACCGACTACGCCAACGTCATCGGCTTCCGTCGCTACAAGGAAAAGGGCAAGGGCTATTACTTCTCGCCCAAGCTGATCGAGTGGCTCGGCCCGAAACGCGAAGGCGACATCGCCGACGATCCGTACATCCATTACGCCGCCAGCATCCAGGCCCTGTTCGAGAAGCTGGCGCTGGAGATGATGGATTACTACCTGGGCGACATCATTCGCGAGACCGGCAAGATTGCGTTCGCCGGCGGCTGCGCACTGAACGTCAAGCTCAACCAGAAGATCATCGCCCGTCCCGAGGTCAAGGAACTGTACGTGCAGCCCGCGGCCAGCGACGCCGGCACCGCCGTTGGCGCCGCCGCGTACGTGTCCTGGGAGCGCGGCGTGCCGGTCGAGAAGATGGAGCACGTCTACCTCGGCCCGGAGTACAGCAACGAAGACGTCATCGCCGCCTGCGCCCGCCACGAGGCCAAGCCGCAGTGGCGCAAGATCGACAACGTGCCCGAGTACATCGCCAAGGTGCTGGTCGAAGGCAATCCGGTGGCCTGGTTCCAGGGCCGCATGGAGTTCGGCCCGCGCGCCCTGGGCGGCCGCTCGATCATCGGTTGCCCGAGCATCGCCGGCGTGGCCGACCGCATCAACGCGCAGATCAAGTTCCGCGAGCGCTGGAGGCCCTTCTGCCCGTCGATGCTCGATACCGTCGGCCCGCAGATGTTCAAGATCGACCATCCGGCCCCGTTCATGACCTTCACCTTCGAGGTCAACGAGGAGTGGAAGACCCGTGTGCCGGAAGTCGTCCATGAAGACGGCACGTCCCGTGCCCAGGTGCTCAAGCGCGAGTTCAACCCGCGCTACTACGACATGATGAAAGAGCTGGAGAAGCTCACCGGCAACGGCGTGGCGTTGAACACTTCGCTGAACCGCCGTGGCGAGCCGATGATCTGCTCGCCGACCGATGCGCTGAACATGTTCTACGGCTCGGACCTGCAATACCTGATCATGCAGGACATCCTGGTGGTCAAGGACGGCGTTCAGTGA
- a CDS encoding glycosyltransferase codes for MRVLIINRAERARSLDTLYEGVIALNPGSRMIKLTKEEIHDLPRTLAQLDTSGYERVLFDIPLRRAAHAFDSVRALPGLVYYEEDAYQEFMGESKFYGKFLRFFESLRGAPVIYTSESVRTYFARQGVNAHFVPKAFDDRQLKDLGQPRDIDLAFVGRIKSKVYGRRKELLDRVAEATPLQLLRTENPDEYLAVLNRIRFFLSADIGFNEYMAKNFEAMACGCVLVAKRQPTEDGLLGLVDMQNVVHYDTVEELLEKYRQLLAAPGQAQAIAQAGHDLVFERHRLSQRAEAFSRVLALPHPNPQGISRPSLLRRLGSLFSRA; via the coding sequence ATGCGTGTTCTGATCATCAACCGGGCCGAGCGTGCTCGTTCGCTGGATACCCTCTATGAAGGCGTGATCGCGCTGAACCCCGGTTCGCGGATGATCAAGCTGACCAAGGAGGAGATCCACGACCTGCCGCGTACCCTGGCCCAACTGGACACCAGCGGGTATGAGCGAGTGCTCTTCGACATCCCCCTGCGCCGCGCCGCGCACGCCTTCGACAGCGTGCGCGCGTTGCCGGGCCTGGTGTACTACGAAGAGGACGCGTACCAGGAGTTCATGGGCGAGAGCAAGTTCTACGGCAAGTTCCTGCGCTTCTTCGAGTCCCTGCGTGGCGCGCCGGTGATCTACACCAGCGAGTCCGTGCGCACCTATTTCGCCAGACAGGGCGTCAACGCGCACTTCGTGCCCAAGGCATTCGACGACCGCCAGCTCAAGGACCTCGGCCAGCCGCGGGATATCGACCTGGCCTTCGTCGGCCGGATCAAGAGCAAGGTCTACGGGCGCCGCAAGGAGTTGCTCGACCGGGTGGCGGAAGCGACACCCCTGCAATTGCTGCGCACCGAGAATCCCGACGAGTACCTGGCGGTGCTCAACCGCATTCGCTTTTTCCTCAGTGCCGATATCGGCTTCAACGAGTACATGGCCAAGAACTTCGAAGCCATGGCGTGCGGCTGTGTTCTGGTTGCCAAGCGTCAGCCCACCGAGGACGGGTTGCTCGGGCTTGTCGATATGCAGAACGTGGTGCACTACGACACCGTCGAGGAACTGCTGGAGAAGTACCGGCAACTGCTGGCTGCTCCCGGGCAGGCGCAGGCCATCGCCCAGGCGGGACATGACCTGGTATTCGAGCGTCACCGCCTGAGCCAGCGCGCCGAAGCTTTCTCCAGAGTGCTTGCGCTGCCTCACCCAAATCCCCAAGGAATCAGCCGCCCGAGTCTTCTCCGGCGGCTGGGGTCGCTGTTCTCCCGCGCTTGA
- the rfaP gene encoding lipopolysaccharide core heptose(I) kinase RfaP, with protein sequence MKLELLEPFKSLWAGKDPFVEVERLQGKVYRELEGRRTLRTEVDGRGFFVKIHRGIGWGEIVKNLLSAKLPVLGAGQEQRALARLHQAGVATMTSVAYGERGGNPASQHSFIITEELAPTIDLEVFSLDWLKQPPEPRLKRALIAEVAQMVGTMHRAGVNHRDCYICHFLLHTDRPVSAGDLRLSVIDLHRAQTRETTPRRWRNKDLAALYFSALDIGLTRRDKLRFLRGYFGTPLRDILRDEASLLAWMERKAAKLYDRKQRYGDLL encoded by the coding sequence ATGAAGCTCGAACTGCTCGAGCCCTTCAAGAGCCTGTGGGCCGGCAAGGACCCCTTCGTCGAAGTGGAGCGCCTGCAGGGCAAGGTTTACCGCGAGCTGGAAGGCCGCCGCACGCTGCGAACCGAGGTCGACGGACGTGGTTTCTTCGTGAAGATCCACCGTGGCATCGGCTGGGGCGAGATCGTCAAGAACCTGCTCAGCGCCAAGCTTCCGGTGCTTGGCGCCGGCCAGGAGCAGCGCGCCCTGGCGCGTCTGCACCAGGCTGGCGTGGCGACCATGACCTCGGTGGCCTATGGCGAGCGCGGCGGCAATCCGGCCAGCCAGCACTCGTTCATCATCACCGAGGAGCTGGCGCCGACCATCGACCTCGAAGTCTTTTCCCTGGACTGGCTCAAGCAACCGCCCGAGCCGCGCCTGAAGCGCGCGTTGATCGCCGAGGTGGCGCAGATGGTCGGTACCATGCATCGCGCCGGCGTGAACCATCGCGACTGCTATATCTGCCACTTCCTGCTGCACACCGACCGGCCGGTCAGTGCGGGCGACCTGCGCCTGTCGGTGATCGACCTGCACCGCGCCCAGACCCGCGAGACCACGCCGCGTCGCTGGCGCAACAAGGATCTGGCCGCGCTGTACTTCTCGGCGCTGGACATCGGCCTTACACGCCGAGACAAATTGCGCTTCCTGCGCGGTTACTTCGGCACGCCTCTGCGTGACATCCTGCGCGACGAAGCCTCTCTGCTGGCCTGGATGGAACGCAAGGCGGCCAAGCTGTATGACCGCAAACAACGCTACGGAGACCTGCTCTGA
- a CDS encoding lipopolysaccharide kinase InaA family protein translates to MAGWTLADDYRHLDAEFGSLEAVFDLEGERITRDAISEVIRIEREGVRYYVKRYRNAGKGYRRYLARPRVKAEWQNLKQFAKWGIPTADVVAYGLERERGAFKRGALVTRELVGTDDLARLAKKRDPRLKDRVWVEHIMQQLAAYTRTMHDHHFTHNDLKWRNILVDGEGKVFFIDCPIGDFWIGFMLRYRITKDLATLDKVAKRHLSATQRLRFYLLYRRRERLNASDKKRIRHIVHFFEGRE, encoded by the coding sequence ATGGCGGGCTGGACACTCGCTGATGACTATCGCCACCTGGACGCCGAGTTCGGCAGCCTGGAGGCCGTGTTCGATCTGGAGGGCGAGCGCATCACCCGCGACGCCATCTCCGAGGTGATCCGCATCGAGCGCGAAGGTGTGCGCTACTACGTGAAACGCTACCGCAACGCCGGCAAGGGCTATCGCCGCTACCTGGCCCGCCCGCGGGTGAAGGCCGAGTGGCAGAACCTCAAGCAGTTCGCCAAATGGGGGATTCCCACCGCCGACGTCGTGGCCTACGGACTGGAGCGCGAGCGCGGCGCCTTCAAGCGCGGCGCGCTGGTCACGCGCGAACTGGTCGGCACCGACGATCTTGCGCGGCTGGCCAAGAAGCGCGATCCGCGCCTGAAGGATCGCGTCTGGGTCGAGCACATCATGCAGCAACTGGCTGCCTATACGCGGACGATGCACGATCACCACTTCACCCACAACGACCTGAAATGGCGCAACATCCTGGTCGACGGCGAAGGCAAGGTGTTCTTCATCGACTGCCCGATCGGTGACTTCTGGATCGGCTTCATGCTGCGCTACCGCATCACCAAGGACCTGGCGACCCTCGACAAGGTCGCTAAGCGCCATCTGTCCGCGACCCAGCGGCTGCGCTTCTACCTGCTGTACCGTCGGCGCGAGCGCCTGAACGCTTCGGACAAGAAGCGCATCCGCCACATCGTTCATTTCTTCGAGGGACGCGAGTGA
- a CDS encoding lipopolysaccharide kinase InaA family protein, with protein MRLSALREAGRTPSLPLRIELEDGAGAAELRLDSLLRVLPGQRYVGAANWRGRPVLAKLLVGGKAARHFQREREGVRLLAEQGLTTPLLLADGLKDGEGGWLLFEFLDNAQSLWEAWRAVEGQPLLCAEQEAVIGEALVAIAQLHAKGLWQEDLHLDNLLRHDGRLYLIDGAGIRAEVPGQPLSRKQVLENLGVFFAQLPAGLDPYLEELLVHYLLANGEHALPLEALQKEIAKVRRWRVRDLMKKIARDCSLFSVLKGPFGLRAVRREQESVLEPLLADPDAFIAKGHIYKTGGAATVARVELDGRPLVVKRYNIKNLLHWLKRFWRPSRAWASWREGNRLDFLGIATPRPLAVVERRWLWLRGPAFLITDYLAGQDIIARFKPYLDQPEGGGLPPETDLAALDRLFAALVRERISHGDLKGHNLFWQEQGEGGQWALIDLDAMHRHSHQASFARAYARDRARFLRNWPQHSALHQLLDERLPRVPAHPPR; from the coding sequence ATGAGGCTGTCGGCCCTGCGCGAAGCTGGCCGTACGCCCTCTTTGCCGCTGCGCATCGAGCTGGAGGACGGCGCTGGCGCAGCCGAGCTGCGCCTGGACAGCCTGCTGCGCGTGCTGCCGGGGCAGCGCTATGTAGGCGCGGCCAACTGGCGCGGCCGCCCGGTGCTGGCCAAACTGCTGGTCGGCGGCAAGGCTGCGCGGCACTTCCAGCGCGAACGCGAAGGCGTGCGCCTGCTGGCCGAGCAGGGGCTGACGACGCCGCTGCTGCTGGCTGACGGCCTGAAAGACGGCGAGGGCGGCTGGCTGCTCTTCGAGTTCCTCGACAACGCCCAGAGCCTCTGGGAGGCCTGGCGCGCAGTGGAGGGGCAGCCGCTGCTGTGCGCCGAGCAGGAGGCGGTGATCGGCGAAGCGCTGGTGGCCATCGCCCAGTTGCACGCCAAGGGGCTGTGGCAGGAAGACCTGCACCTGGACAACCTGCTGCGCCACGACGGCAGGCTGTACCTGATCGACGGCGCAGGCATCCGGGCGGAAGTTCCGGGCCAGCCGCTTTCGCGCAAGCAGGTGCTGGAAAACCTCGGAGTGTTCTTCGCGCAGTTGCCGGCCGGGCTCGATCCCTATCTGGAAGAGTTGCTGGTGCACTACCTGCTGGCCAATGGCGAGCACGCCTTGCCGCTGGAGGCGCTGCAGAAGGAGATTGCCAAGGTCCGGCGCTGGCGCGTTCGCGACCTGATGAAGAAGATCGCCCGCGATTGCAGCCTGTTCAGTGTCCTCAAGGGGCCGTTCGGTCTGCGTGCGGTGCGCCGCGAGCAGGAGTCTGTGCTCGAACCGCTGCTGGCCGACCCCGATGCGTTCATCGCCAAGGGGCACATCTACAAGACTGGCGGCGCGGCGACTGTCGCGCGGGTCGAGCTGGATGGCCGACCGCTGGTCGTCAAACGCTACAACATCAAGAACCTGCTGCACTGGCTCAAACGCTTCTGGCGCCCCAGTCGCGCCTGGGCATCGTGGCGCGAGGGCAATCGCCTGGACTTCCTCGGCATCGCCACGCCGCGCCCGCTGGCGGTCGTCGAGCGCCGCTGGCTGTGGCTGCGCGGCCCGGCCTTCCTGATTACCGATTACCTTGCGGGTCAGGATATAATCGCCCGTTTCAAACCCTACCTGGACCAACCGGAGGGGGGCGGCCTGCCGCCGGAAACAGACCTTGCGGCCCTGGACAGACTGTTCGCGGCGCTGGTGCGCGAGCGCATCAGCCACGGCGACCTGAAGGGGCACAACCTGTTCTGGCAGGAGCAGGGCGAAGGTGGGCAGTGGGCGCTGATCGATCTGGACGCCATGCACCGTCACTCGCACCAAGCGAGTTTCGCCCGCGCCTATGCCCGCGACCGTGCGCGCTTCCTGCGCAACTGGCCGCAGCACAGCGCACTGCACCAGCTGCTCGACGAACGTTTACCGCGGGTGCCAGCGCACCCGCCCAGATGA
- a CDS encoding glycosyltransferase family 4 protein: protein MTLAFVLYKYFPFGGLQRDFMRIALECQQRGHAIRVYTPIWEGEVPPGFDVRVAPIKALFNHRRNEKFSAWLAADLARDPVDRVVGFNKMPGLDVYYAADGCFEDKAQTLRNPIYRRWGRYRHFADYERAVFAPESKTEILMISEVQQPLFIKHYRTPVARFHLLPPGIAQDRRAPANAAEVRAEFRREFRLADDDRLLVQIGSGFKTKGLDRSLKALAALPRALRKRTRLIAIGQDDPKPFLLQVKALGLSENVQILKGRSDIPRFLLGADLLIHPAYNENTGTVLLEALVAGLPVLVTDVCGYAHYIAEADAGRVIPSPFDQERLNRMLVEMLEDDAARAAWSRNGLAFADSADLYSMPQYAADVILKERA, encoded by the coding sequence ATGACCCTGGCTTTCGTCCTCTACAAATACTTCCCGTTCGGCGGGCTGCAGCGCGACTTCATGCGCATCGCCCTCGAATGCCAGCAACGCGGCCACGCCATTCGTGTCTACACGCCGATCTGGGAAGGTGAGGTGCCGCCCGGCTTCGATGTGCGCGTGGCGCCGATCAAGGCGCTGTTCAATCATCGCCGCAACGAGAAGTTCAGCGCCTGGCTGGCCGCGGACCTCGCGCGCGACCCGGTGGACCGGGTGGTTGGCTTCAACAAGATGCCAGGGCTGGATGTCTACTATGCCGCCGACGGCTGCTTCGAGGACAAGGCGCAAACCCTGCGCAACCCGATCTACCGCCGCTGGGGGCGCTACAGGCACTTCGCCGACTATGAGCGCGCAGTGTTCGCCCCGGAGTCGAAGACCGAGATCCTGATGATCTCCGAGGTCCAGCAGCCGCTCTTCATCAAGCACTACCGCACGCCGGTTGCGCGTTTCCACCTGCTGCCGCCTGGCATCGCCCAGGATCGCCGCGCGCCGGCCAATGCCGCTGAAGTCCGCGCCGAGTTCCGGCGTGAGTTCAGGCTGGCCGACGATGACCGGCTGCTGGTACAGATCGGCTCCGGCTTCAAGACCAAGGGCCTGGATCGCAGCCTCAAGGCATTGGCCGCACTGCCGCGCGCGTTGCGCAAGCGTACCCGGCTGATCGCCATCGGCCAGGACGATCCCAAGCCTTTCCTGTTGCAGGTCAAGGCGCTGGGGTTGTCGGAGAATGTGCAGATTCTCAAGGGGCGCAGTGATATCCCGCGCTTCCTGCTGGGCGCCGACCTGCTGATTCACCCGGCCTACAACGAAAACACCGGCACCGTGCTGCTCGAAGCGCTGGTGGCCGGGCTGCCGGTGCTGGTCACCGATGTCTGCGGCTACGCCCACTACATCGCCGAGGCTGACGCAGGGCGGGTGATACCCTCGCCATTCGATCAGGAACGGCTCAACCGCATGCTGGTGGAAATGCTCGAAGACGACGCGGCGCGGGCCGCCTGGTCGCGCAATGGCCTGGCCTTCGCCGATAGCGCCGATCTCTACAGCATGCCGCAGTACGCGGCTGACGTGATCCTGAAGGAGCGCGCATGA